From a region of the Streptomyces sp. NBC_01454 genome:
- a CDS encoding Zn-dependent alcohol dehydrogenase: protein MRGVIFDGERPRVVDDLEVRDPGPGEVLVGIRAAGLCHSDLSVIDGTIPFPVPVVLGHEGAGVVEAVGAGVGHVVPGDHVALSTLANCGACAECDRGRPTMCRKAIGMPGKPFRRGETELFNFASNSAFAERTVVKAVQAVKIAQDIPMASAALIGCGVLTGVGSVLNRAKVDRGDSVVVIGAGGIGLNVLQGARIAGASTIVAVDANPAKEPVARQFGATHFIDASAVADSVKAVKAILPTGTDHAFECVGSTRLIRQAVDLLDRHGQAVLLGVPPATAEASFLVSSMYLDKSILGCRYGSARPQRDIALYARLYREGRLLLDELVTRTYPVEDFAKAADDAHHGRVARGVLTFG, encoded by the coding sequence ATGAGAGGCGTCATTTTCGACGGTGAGCGGCCGCGGGTCGTGGACGACCTGGAGGTACGGGATCCGGGGCCGGGCGAGGTGCTGGTCGGTATCCGGGCCGCGGGACTGTGCCACAGCGATCTGTCGGTGATCGACGGGACGATTCCGTTCCCGGTGCCGGTGGTGCTGGGGCACGAGGGGGCGGGGGTGGTGGAGGCCGTGGGCGCGGGCGTCGGCCATGTGGTGCCCGGCGACCATGTCGCGCTGTCGACGCTGGCCAACTGCGGGGCGTGCGCGGAGTGCGACCGGGGGCGGCCGACGATGTGCCGCAAGGCGATCGGGATGCCCGGCAAGCCGTTTCGGCGGGGGGAGACCGAGCTGTTCAACTTCGCGTCGAACTCAGCGTTCGCCGAGCGTACGGTCGTCAAGGCGGTGCAGGCCGTCAAGATCGCCCAGGACATTCCGATGGCGTCGGCCGCGCTGATCGGGTGCGGGGTGCTGACCGGGGTCGGGTCGGTGCTGAACCGGGCGAAGGTGGACCGCGGGGACTCGGTCGTGGTGATCGGCGCCGGCGGCATCGGCCTCAATGTGCTCCAGGGGGCGCGGATCGCCGGGGCGTCGACGATCGTGGCGGTGGACGCCAACCCCGCCAAGGAGCCGGTGGCGCGGCAGTTCGGGGCGACGCACTTCATCGACGCGTCGGCGGTGGCGGACAGCGTCAAGGCGGTGAAGGCGATCCTGCCGACCGGCACCGACCATGCCTTCGAGTGTGTGGGCAGCACCCGGCTGATCCGGCAGGCCGTCGATCTGCTGGACCGGCACGGCCAGGCGGTGCTGCTCGGGGTGCCGCCGGCCACCGCCGAGGCCTCGTTCCTGGTGTCCTCGATGTATCTGGACAAGTCGATCCTGGGCTGCCGCTACGGGTCGGCGCGGCCGCAGCGGGACATCGCGCTGTACGCCCGGCTGTACCGCGAGGGGCGCCTGCTGCTGGACGAGCTGGTGACCCGGACGTACCCGGTGGAGGACTTCGCGAAGGCGGCGGATGACGCGCACCACGGGCGGGTGGCGCGGGGGGTGCTGACGTTCGGCTAG
- a CDS encoding flavin reductase family protein, producing MKDMMGHAGMAATAVRYLRSVGAPTTAAPPRPALRAVRDDERAPLDPAEFRAVLGHFASGVTIITSPGEPDPAGFACQSFASLSLDPPLVAFMVGRTSTTWPRIARAGVFCVNILGAGQGALCRGFAVSGGDKFAGITYGPAPATGSPRLAEVPAWIDCTVQAVHTGGDHLIVVGRVEALGTDPAAAGTGPLLFHRGGFGHFRP from the coding sequence ATGAAGGACATGATGGGACATGCGGGAATGGCGGCCACGGCCGTGCGGTATCTGCGCTCCGTCGGCGCGCCCACCACGGCCGCACCACCGCGGCCCGCGCTGCGCGCCGTGCGCGACGACGAGCGCGCCCCGCTGGATCCGGCCGAATTCCGCGCCGTCCTGGGGCACTTCGCCAGCGGCGTCACGATCATCACGTCCCCCGGGGAGCCGGACCCGGCCGGCTTCGCCTGCCAGTCCTTCGCCTCGCTGTCCCTCGATCCGCCGCTGGTGGCGTTCATGGTGGGGCGTACGTCGACCACCTGGCCCCGGATCGCCCGCGCCGGCGTGTTCTGCGTCAACATCCTCGGCGCCGGGCAGGGCGCGCTCTGCCGTGGGTTCGCGGTCAGCGGTGGCGACAAGTTCGCCGGCATTACCTACGGGCCCGCGCCGGCGACCGGGTCACCGCGGCTGGCGGAGGTCCCCGCCTGGATCGACTGCACGGTCCAGGCCGTGCACACCGGCGGCGACCATCTGATCGTGGTCGGCCGGGTCGAAGCCCTCGGCACGGACCCGGCCGCCGCCGGCACCGGCCCGCTCCTCTTCCACCGGGGCGGCTTCGGCCACTTCCGTCCGTGA
- a CDS encoding RNA polymerase sigma factor — protein sequence MADARPTTASPAASPTFDEVFCGLLPRLYRRAVMLAGSRQSAEDVVHEAYLKLARRPQRFLAHPEPYAYAFTAVLNVARDAHRKDRRQVLVDGMEEVEETGAGGAAAGAGPGGWDGGVERRQAEIEAVRLLGKLSHRQAGIVILVDLDGYTLDQAAKIMKVHRGTAARHRARALDRLRAFLVESEHGQAGR from the coding sequence ATGGCCGATGCGAGACCGACGACAGCTTCGCCCGCCGCGTCACCCACCTTCGACGAGGTGTTCTGCGGGCTGCTGCCCCGCCTCTACCGCAGGGCGGTGATGCTGGCGGGATCGAGACAGTCCGCGGAGGACGTGGTGCACGAGGCCTACCTCAAACTCGCCCGCCGCCCCCAGCGTTTCCTCGCCCACCCGGAGCCGTACGCCTACGCCTTCACCGCCGTGCTCAACGTCGCCCGCGACGCCCACCGCAAGGACCGGCGGCAGGTGCTGGTGGACGGCATGGAGGAGGTCGAGGAGACCGGCGCGGGCGGGGCGGCCGCGGGCGCCGGGCCCGGCGGCTGGGACGGCGGGGTGGAGCGCCGGCAGGCCGAGATCGAGGCGGTGCGCCTGCTGGGGAAGCTGTCGCACCGGCAGGCCGGCATCGTCATCCTCGTCGACCTCGACGGCTACACCCTCGACCAGGCCGCAAAGATCATGAAGGTGCATCGTGGCACCGCCGCCCGCCATCGCGCCCGTGCGCTGGACAGGCTGCGTGCCTTCCTCGTTGAATCCGAGCACGGGCAGGCCGGGAGGTGA
- a CDS encoding enoyl-CoA hydratase/isomerase family protein gives MTRSPSPSSLPPEAPGEPAGPDGRTARAGSADRADPVDSLILHTTDNGVRRLTLNRPEVLNAVTWDQRERLIDQLAEASADPDVRVVVLTATGKGFCAGADLRGAPSAEERVAGDVARMIRRGAQRLITAVLDCEKPVIAAVNGTAAGLGAHLALACDLVLAAESARFIEVFVRRGLVPDGAGAYLLPRLIGPQRAKELLFFGDAVPAAEAQWLGLVNRVVPDGELAAVAREWAERLAAGPTRALALTKQLVNASLDSDRATALAAEATAQEINMTTADAQEGVASFVARRDPVYRGR, from the coding sequence ATGACCCGCTCACCGTCCCCCTCGTCCCTTCCCCCCGAAGCGCCCGGCGAGCCCGCCGGGCCCGACGGCCGCACCGCCCGGGCCGGCTCTGCCGACCGTGCGGATCCCGTCGATTCCTTGATACTGCACACCACTGACAACGGCGTCCGCCGGCTCACCCTCAACCGGCCGGAGGTGCTGAACGCGGTCACCTGGGACCAGCGCGAACGCCTCATCGACCAGCTCGCCGAGGCCTCCGCCGACCCGGACGTACGCGTCGTCGTCCTGACCGCCACCGGCAAGGGCTTCTGCGCCGGCGCCGATCTGCGCGGCGCACCGTCCGCCGAGGAGCGGGTCGCCGGCGATGTCGCCCGGATGATCCGCCGTGGCGCCCAGCGCCTCATCACGGCCGTGCTGGACTGCGAGAAGCCGGTCATCGCCGCCGTCAACGGCACCGCGGCCGGGCTCGGCGCCCATCTCGCGCTCGCCTGCGATCTGGTGCTGGCCGCCGAATCGGCCCGTTTCATCGAGGTGTTCGTCCGCCGCGGCCTGGTCCCGGACGGCGCCGGCGCCTACCTTCTGCCGCGGCTGATCGGCCCGCAGCGCGCCAAGGAGCTGCTGTTCTTCGGCGACGCGGTACCGGCCGCGGAGGCGCAGTGGCTGGGGCTGGTCAACCGGGTCGTCCCGGACGGCGAACTCGCGGCGGTGGCACGGGAGTGGGCCGAGCGGCTGGCGGCCGGCCCGACCCGTGCACTGGCGCTGACCAAGCAGCTGGTCAACGCCTCCCTCGACAGCGACCGGGCCACGGCGCTGGCCGCCGAGGCCACCGCCCAGGAGATCAATATGACGACGGCCGACGCACAGGAGGGGGTCGCCTCCTTCGTGGCGCGCCGCGATCCGGTGTACCGGGGGCGCTGA
- a CDS encoding acetate--CoA ligase family protein produces the protein MLGSTHGTLTTHSRLARVVACGEQRPHTVHGISEPQSGGGGQGTGAVDRDVSGRPLQAPVPDLDRFFRPESVAVVGASDSEGRPNTGITRQLIAWAERVGARLHPVNPGRAQVFGRPCRATVADLPEAVDLAVLLVGDPLPVIEQLTEAKVKFAVAFASGFAETGEQGAAAQARLAEAVAHSGLRLLGPNTNLNAFEKFRTDLDGPAIALITQSGHQGRPVFSLQELGIRLSHWAPTGNEADLETADFLSYFATRPEVGAIAAYVEGLKDGRSFLLAADRAARNKVPVVAVKVGRTEAGARTAASHTGKLTGADEVVDAAMRQFGVIRVDGLDELQDTAALLARARKPTAEGVAVCSISGGTGAHFADLATAAGLRLPTLGDAKQAELHQWIPDYLSVANPVDNGGHPVGDWRGPKIIDALLADPAIGVLICPITGPFPPMSDKLAQDLVDAAERTDKLVCVVWGSPVGTEDAYRSTLLGSSRVATFRTFANCVTAVRAYLDHHRFAAGYRSPFEDAPRVLSPSARKARALMRPGQQLSEHAAKQLLRAYGIRVPREQLVTSAAAAVRAASLVGYPVVMKASGPQLAHKTELGLVKVGLTSASQIRDAYRELTDIARYEDVPLDGVLVCQMIERGVEMVVGVTQDSLFGPTVTVGLGGVLVEVLRDVAVGVPPFGEDQARAMLGELRGRALLDGVRGAPPADVDALVEVVLRVQRMALELDGELAELDINPLVVLPRGEGAVALDALAVCP, from the coding sequence ATGCTTGGATCGACTCACGGCACCCTCACCACGCACTCCCGTTTGGCCCGCGTCGTGGCCTGTGGGGAGCAACGACCACACACCGTCCACGGCATCAGTGAACCGCAGTCCGGCGGCGGTGGACAGGGCACCGGCGCCGTCGACCGCGATGTCAGCGGGCGGCCACTGCAGGCTCCGGTGCCCGACCTGGACCGCTTCTTCCGGCCCGAGTCCGTGGCGGTGGTCGGCGCCTCGGACAGCGAGGGCCGGCCCAACACCGGCATCACCCGCCAGCTGATCGCCTGGGCGGAACGCGTCGGGGCCCGGCTCCACCCCGTCAACCCGGGACGCGCCCAGGTCTTCGGGCGGCCCTGCCGCGCCACCGTCGCCGATCTGCCGGAAGCCGTCGATCTCGCCGTCCTGCTGGTCGGCGACCCGCTGCCGGTCATCGAGCAACTCACCGAGGCCAAAGTGAAGTTCGCGGTGGCCTTCGCCTCCGGTTTCGCCGAGACCGGCGAGCAGGGCGCGGCCGCCCAGGCCCGGCTGGCCGAGGCCGTCGCACACTCCGGCCTGCGGCTGCTCGGCCCGAACACCAACCTCAACGCCTTCGAGAAGTTCCGCACGGACCTCGACGGCCCGGCCATCGCCCTCATCACGCAGTCAGGCCACCAGGGCCGGCCGGTCTTCAGCCTTCAGGAACTGGGCATCCGCCTCTCGCACTGGGCCCCCACCGGCAACGAGGCCGATCTGGAGACCGCCGACTTCCTCTCCTACTTCGCCACCCGCCCCGAGGTCGGCGCCATCGCCGCGTATGTGGAAGGGCTCAAGGACGGCCGCAGCTTTCTGCTCGCCGCCGACCGTGCCGCCCGCAACAAGGTGCCCGTCGTCGCCGTCAAGGTCGGCCGTACCGAGGCCGGTGCCCGGACCGCCGCCTCGCACACCGGCAAGCTGACCGGCGCCGACGAGGTCGTGGACGCCGCGATGCGGCAGTTCGGCGTGATCCGGGTGGACGGGCTGGACGAGCTGCAGGACACCGCGGCGCTGCTGGCCCGCGCCAGGAAGCCCACCGCCGAGGGCGTCGCCGTCTGTTCGATCTCCGGCGGCACCGGCGCCCACTTCGCCGATCTGGCGACCGCGGCGGGGCTGCGGCTGCCCACCCTGGGCGACGCCAAGCAGGCCGAACTGCACCAGTGGATACCGGACTATCTCAGCGTCGCCAATCCGGTCGACAACGGCGGGCACCCGGTCGGCGACTGGCGCGGACCGAAGATCATCGATGCGCTCCTGGCCGACCCGGCCATCGGCGTCCTGATCTGCCCGATCACCGGGCCCTTCCCACCGATGAGCGACAAGCTCGCGCAGGATCTGGTGGACGCGGCGGAGCGCACGGACAAGCTGGTGTGTGTGGTGTGGGGCTCGCCGGTCGGCACGGAGGACGCCTACCGCAGCACCCTCCTCGGCTCCTCGCGGGTGGCGACCTTCCGCACCTTCGCGAACTGCGTCACCGCCGTCCGCGCCTATCTCGACCACCACCGCTTCGCGGCCGGCTACCGCTCCCCCTTCGAGGACGCCCCGCGGGTCCTGTCCCCCTCCGCGCGCAAGGCACGGGCCCTGATGCGCCCGGGCCAGCAGCTCAGTGAGCACGCGGCCAAGCAGCTGCTGCGCGCCTACGGCATCCGCGTCCCGCGCGAACAGCTGGTGACCAGCGCGGCGGCGGCCGTACGGGCGGCGAGCCTGGTCGGCTACCCCGTGGTGATGAAAGCCTCCGGGCCGCAGCTGGCGCACAAGACCGAACTCGGCCTGGTCAAGGTCGGTCTGACCTCGGCCAGCCAGATCAGGGACGCCTATCGCGAACTCACCGACATCGCCCGTTACGAGGACGTCCCGCTGGACGGTGTGCTGGTCTGCCAGATGATCGAGCGGGGCGTCGAGATGGTCGTCGGCGTCACCCAGGACAGCCTCTTCGGGCCGACCGTGACCGTGGGTCTGGGCGGGGTGCTGGTGGAGGTCCTGCGGGACGTCGCGGTGGGTGTGCCGCCCTTCGGCGAGGACCAGGCGCGCGCGATGCTCGGCGAACTCCGCGGCCGCGCCCTCCTGGACGGCGTACGCGGCGCGCCGCCCGCGGATGTCGACGCCCTGGTCGAGGTCGTGCTCAGAGTGCAGCGGATGGCCCTGGAACTCGACGGTGAACTGGCCGAGCTGGACATCAATCCGCTGGTGGTCCTGCCGCGCGGAGAGGGCGCCGTGGCCCTCGACGCACTCGCCGTCTGCCCCTGA
- a CDS encoding Zn-ribbon domain-containing OB-fold protein, with amino-acid sequence MQKTGRGGAERARTAARCDLPESDAFTRPYWDAAAEGRLLLRRCRAEGCGAAHHYPREFCPYCWSENVGWEPATGRATLYTWSVVHRNDLPPFGDRVPYTAAVVDLAEGPRMMTEITDCPEPELRIGMPLRVHFRGAGAAGTADADAGFAFPVFRPA; translated from the coding sequence ATGCAGAAGACCGGGCGCGGTGGGGCCGAGCGGGCGCGGACCGCGGCACGTTGCGACCTGCCGGAGAGCGATGCCTTCACCCGTCCGTACTGGGACGCGGCAGCCGAAGGGCGGCTGCTGCTGCGCCGGTGCCGGGCCGAGGGGTGCGGTGCGGCCCACCACTATCCGCGCGAGTTCTGCCCGTACTGCTGGAGCGAGAACGTCGGCTGGGAACCGGCCACCGGCCGCGCCACGCTCTACACCTGGTCCGTCGTGCACCGCAATGACCTCCCGCCCTTCGGCGACCGGGTCCCGTACACCGCGGCCGTGGTCGATCTCGCCGAAGGCCCGCGGATGATGACCGAGATCACCGACTGCCCCGAGCCCGAGCTGCGGATCGGGATGCCGCTGCGGGTGCACTTCCGCGGCGCGGGGGCGGCGGGCACCGCGGACGCCGACGCCGGGTTCGCCTTCCCCGTCTTCCGGCCCGCTTGA
- a CDS encoding GNAT family N-acetyltransferase has product MLIRTATEADWPAIWPFLHAIVAAGETYTYPRDLDEAAAREMWLLAPPGRTVVAVDDAGTVLGTAKMNPNHMGGASHIAGASFMIDPQYGGRGVGRALGEHVLDWARAEGYRAMQFNAVVETNTGAVALWKSLGFQIMTTLPEGFRHPTEGYVGLHIMYRQL; this is encoded by the coding sequence GTGCTGATCCGTACGGCGACCGAGGCCGACTGGCCCGCCATCTGGCCCTTTCTCCACGCCATCGTGGCGGCCGGGGAGACCTACACCTATCCGCGGGACCTCGATGAGGCGGCGGCCCGCGAGATGTGGCTGCTCGCACCGCCCGGCCGCACGGTCGTCGCCGTCGACGACGCCGGGACGGTGCTCGGTACGGCCAAGATGAACCCCAACCACATGGGCGGCGCCTCGCACATCGCCGGTGCCAGCTTCATGATCGACCCGCAGTACGGGGGCCGCGGCGTCGGGCGGGCCCTGGGCGAGCACGTACTGGACTGGGCCCGCGCCGAGGGCTACCGGGCGATGCAGTTCAACGCCGTCGTGGAGACCAACACGGGCGCCGTCGCGCTCTGGAAGTCGCTGGGCTTCCAGATCATGACGACCCTCCCCGAGGGTTTCCGGCATCCCACGGAGGGTTATGTGGGGCTGCACATCATGTATCGGCAGTTGTGA
- a CDS encoding pyridoxine/pyridoxamine 5'-phosphate oxidase → MTDHPAHRDSPDTAPAGSPAAHHAEEAEARAFRELLRGLRVWDTELPSFDPAAAPAEPLPLFRQWLQEAAEAGVPEPHTMTLATADAAGAPSVRTLMLHDADEHGWHFASHRGSRKARELQARPRAALGFYWPAVGRQVRVRGPVTAAGPEESAADLHRRSTGALAAALVGRQSEVLGSVEELARASEAAWERARREPEAPVPSWTLYVLHPEEVEFFQGDAQRRHVRLNYRREDGRWVRELLWP, encoded by the coding sequence ATGACCGATCACCCCGCGCACCGCGACAGCCCGGACACCGCCCCCGCCGGCAGCCCGGCGGCGCACCACGCCGAGGAGGCCGAGGCCCGCGCGTTCCGTGAGCTGCTGCGCGGGCTGCGGGTCTGGGACACCGAGCTGCCGTCGTTCGACCCGGCGGCGGCCCCCGCCGAGCCGCTGCCGCTGTTCCGGCAGTGGCTGCAGGAGGCCGCCGAGGCCGGTGTTCCCGAGCCGCACACCATGACGCTCGCCACGGCCGACGCGGCCGGCGCCCCCTCCGTACGGACCCTGATGCTGCACGACGCCGATGAGCACGGCTGGCACTTCGCCTCGCACCGCGGCAGCCGCAAGGCCCGCGAACTTCAGGCACGGCCGCGGGCGGCCCTCGGTTTCTACTGGCCGGCGGTCGGCCGCCAGGTACGGGTCCGCGGGCCGGTGACCGCGGCGGGCCCCGAGGAGAGCGCGGCCGATCTGCACCGCCGCTCCACGGGCGCGCTGGCGGCGGCGCTGGTCGGCCGGCAGAGCGAGGTGCTCGGCTCGGTCGAGGAGCTGGCGCGTGCCTCGGAGGCCGCGTGGGAGCGCGCCCGGCGCGAACCGGAGGCGCCGGTGCCGAGCTGGACGCTGTATGTGCTGCACCCCGAGGAGGTCGAGTTCTTCCAGGGCGATGCGCAACGCCGACACGTGCGCCTCAACTACCGCCGCGAAGACGGGCGCTGGGTGCGGGAACTGCTCTGGCCATAG
- a CDS encoding LysE family translocator — protein sequence MWTQTFAAAGVLALLTVVPGPDMAVVTKRAITAGRAEALRAAAGITTGLLVWGVFTVVGLAAVLAASAEAYFVVKILGAGYLVVLGLQSLWQSRRCAPRTAGSQTTGAGRAYLTGLTTNVLNPKIAVFYTGLLPTLAPHQLSMTAGMGLLVLLHAALTLTWLGAYAYLVSRARSFFERPRVRRLLDRVTGVVLLGFGARVAMEAN from the coding sequence CTGTGGACGCAGACCTTCGCGGCGGCCGGAGTGCTCGCCCTGCTGACCGTGGTCCCGGGCCCGGACATGGCCGTGGTCACCAAGCGCGCGATCACCGCAGGCCGGGCGGAGGCCCTGCGCGCCGCCGCCGGCATCACCACCGGGCTCCTGGTGTGGGGCGTGTTCACCGTTGTCGGGCTCGCGGCGGTTCTCGCGGCCTCGGCGGAGGCGTACTTCGTGGTCAAGATCCTGGGCGCCGGGTACCTGGTCGTCCTCGGCCTGCAGTCGCTGTGGCAGAGCCGCCGCTGCGCACCGCGGACCGCCGGGTCACAGACCACGGGTGCGGGGCGCGCCTATCTCACGGGCCTGACCACCAACGTCCTCAACCCGAAGATCGCCGTGTTCTACACCGGTCTGCTGCCGACGCTGGCCCCGCACCAACTGTCCATGACGGCCGGCATGGGACTGCTGGTCCTGCTGCACGCGGCACTGACCCTGACCTGGCTCGGGGCCTACGCCTACCTGGTCTCCCGGGCGCGCTCGTTCTTCGAACGGCCCAGGGTCCGCCGCCTGCTGGACCGCGTGACGGGCGTGGTGCTCCTCGGCTTCGGGGCGCGGGTCGCCATGGAAGCGAACTGA
- a CDS encoding VOC family protein → MSEISSNQPFGTPTWIDLGVPDLDRAQEFYRALFGWEYAQVPTANGPLTLCLLRGRRVAALRPVAATDAEGESWWHPYLATDDCDGAVRRITESGGTLLAPPTDLADLARTAVVTDSVGARFGLWQGYALPGCELVNEPCTLVRNDLSSPAPEPARHFYAGVFNFTLDGNDAVPDLDFTFLRRPDGHEIGGIFGAPAATASRWQTVFEVADTDELVALARDAGGTAAAPEDAPYGRMAAITDPFGTALSVITRPPAP, encoded by the coding sequence ATGAGCGAGATCAGCAGCAACCAGCCGTTCGGGACGCCGACATGGATCGATCTCGGGGTCCCCGACCTCGACCGTGCGCAGGAGTTCTACCGCGCGCTGTTCGGCTGGGAGTACGCGCAGGTGCCGACGGCGAACGGCCCGCTCACCCTGTGTCTGCTGCGCGGACGGCGGGTGGCGGCGCTGCGGCCCGTCGCCGCCACCGATGCCGAGGGCGAGTCCTGGTGGCATCCATATCTCGCCACCGACGACTGCGACGGTGCCGTCCGGCGGATCACCGAGAGCGGCGGGACCCTGCTCGCGCCGCCGACCGACCTGGCGGATCTGGCCCGTACGGCCGTCGTGACGGACTCCGTCGGCGCCCGCTTCGGCCTCTGGCAGGGATATGCGCTGCCGGGCTGTGAGCTGGTCAACGAGCCCTGCACGCTGGTCCGCAACGACCTGTCGTCCCCGGCCCCCGAGCCGGCCCGCCACTTCTACGCCGGCGTCTTCAACTTCACGCTCGACGGCAACGACGCCGTCCCCGATCTCGACTTCACCTTCCTGCGCCGCCCCGACGGCCATGAGATCGGCGGCATCTTCGGGGCCCCGGCGGCCACCGCGTCCCGCTGGCAGACCGTGTTCGAGGTGGCGGACACCGATGAGCTGGTCGCCCTCGCCCGCGACGCGGGCGGCACGGCGGCCGCCCCCGAGGACGCCCCCTACGGGCGGATGGCCGCGATCACCGACCCCTTCGGAACGGCCCTCAGCGTCATCACCCGCCCGCCCGCCCCGTAG
- a CDS encoding thiolase C-terminal domain-containing protein, which translates to MTSGTPYGNRKVAVAGVALSDCGRVDDATPYALHAQAARRALADSGLDRSAIDGFASAGLGTLAPIEVAEYLGLRPTWVDSTSVGGATWEVLAAHAAEAIAAGHADAVLLVYGSTARADIKAGRRTSNLSFGARGPLQFEVPYGHTLIAKYAMAARRHMHQYGTTLEQLAQVAVQTRANAAANPEAMYRDPITVDEVLGGPVIADPFTTLHCCIRSDGGCAVLLVAEDRVQDLAKPPIWVLGSGTAVSHTTMSEWDDFTVSPAAVSGRLAFARAGVRPDEIDLAELYDAFTYMTLVTLEDLGFCAKGEGGAFVGTGRLLRDGELPVNTDGGGLSACHPGMRGLFLLVEAVRQLRGEAGRDRQVRKADGAPPRLAVASGTGGWFCSSGTVVLGRD; encoded by the coding sequence ATGACTTCAGGGACCCCTTACGGGAATCGCAAGGTCGCTGTCGCCGGAGTCGCCCTGTCCGACTGCGGACGCGTGGACGACGCCACCCCGTACGCCCTGCACGCCCAGGCCGCCCGCCGGGCGCTCGCCGACAGCGGCCTGGACCGCTCGGCGATCGACGGCTTCGCCTCGGCCGGGCTGGGCACCCTCGCGCCCATCGAGGTCGCCGAATATCTGGGACTGCGCCCCACCTGGGTCGACTCGACCTCGGTCGGCGGCGCCACCTGGGAGGTGCTGGCCGCGCACGCCGCCGAGGCGATCGCCGCCGGCCACGCCGACGCGGTGCTCCTCGTCTACGGCTCCACCGCCCGCGCCGACATCAAGGCGGGGCGCCGCACCTCGAACCTCTCCTTCGGCGCCCGCGGCCCCCTGCAGTTCGAGGTCCCTTACGGGCACACCCTGATCGCCAAATACGCCATGGCCGCCCGCCGCCATATGCACCAATACGGCACCACACTGGAGCAGTTGGCCCAGGTGGCGGTCCAGACACGGGCCAACGCGGCGGCCAATCCGGAGGCCATGTACCGCGATCCGATCACCGTCGACGAGGTCCTCGGCGGCCCGGTGATCGCCGACCCGTTCACCACACTGCACTGCTGCATCCGCTCCGACGGCGGCTGTGCGGTCCTGCTCGTCGCCGAGGACCGCGTCCAGGATCTGGCCAAGCCGCCCATATGGGTGCTCGGTTCGGGCACCGCGGTCTCCCACACCACCATGTCGGAGTGGGACGACTTCACCGTCTCGCCTGCGGCCGTCTCCGGCCGGCTGGCCTTCGCCCGTGCCGGGGTCCGCCCCGACGAGATCGATCTCGCCGAGCTGTACGACGCCTTCACCTATATGACCCTGGTAACGCTGGAGGACCTGGGGTTCTGCGCCAAGGGCGAGGGCGGTGCGTTCGTCGGGACGGGGCGGCTGCTGCGGGACGGGGAGTTGCCGGTCAACACCGACGGCGGCGGACTGTCCGCCTGCCACCCCGGTATGCGGGGGTTGTTCCTGCTGGTCGAGGCGGTACGCCAGCTGCGGGGTGAGGCCGGCCGGGACCGCCAGGTCCGTAAGGCCGACGGCGCGCCGCCCCGGCTCGCGGTCGCCTCGGGCACCGGTGGCTGGTTCTGTTCCTCGGGAACCGTGGTGCTGGGGCGGGACTGA